In Endozoicomonas sp. GU-1, one DNA window encodes the following:
- a CDS encoding peptidylprolyl isomerase, whose translation MLFLTTLAYGAATESAEAAEKKIEAFQVVLETSKGDIVLMLAPEEAPVTVNNFIEYVESGFYNGLVFHRVINNFMIQGGGFAEDMSQRATRAPIKNESLLNQRLENSRGSIAMARTQIADSATSQFFINLKDNEFLNGKPYKPGYAVFGHVIKGMDVVDSIARVKTGYRGPHGDVPVDSVIINKAYVVKEGGRSVKTGPEAS comes from the coding sequence ATGCTTTTTTTGACTACCCTGGCGTATGGTGCAGCGACAGAGTCAGCTGAGGCCGCAGAGAAGAAGATCGAAGCGTTTCAGGTGGTTCTGGAAACCAGCAAAGGAGATATTGTTTTGATGTTGGCACCCGAAGAGGCACCCGTCACCGTCAACAACTTTATCGAGTATGTTGAAAGTGGCTTCTACAACGGCCTGGTATTCCACCGGGTGATTAATAACTTCATGATTCAGGGGGGAGGCTTTGCCGAGGATATGAGCCAGCGGGCCACCCGCGCGCCGATCAAAAATGAGTCGCTGCTGAATCAGCGTCTGGAGAACAGCCGTGGCTCTATTGCCATGGCCAGAACCCAGATCGCTGATAGTGCAACCTCTCAGTTTTTCATTAATCTTAAAGATAATGAATTTCTCAATGGTAAGCCTTATAAGCCGGGTTATGCCGTTTTTGGCCATGTCATCAAAGGCATGGATGTGGTAGACAGTATTGCCAGAGTGAAGACGGGTTATCGTGGCCCACACGGTGATGTACCCGTTGACTCCGTTATTATCAACAAAGCGTATGTTGTGAAAGAGGGTGGCAGGTCGGTGAAAACCGGGCCTGAGGCTTCCTGA
- a CDS encoding GNAT family N-acetyltransferase — protein sequence MLEGVEQIIITAPSKSTAEVFFHHAGKVLGEAHAGLSGRLQFIPPDDLVQTMPATQLLLVDEAAAIPTPLLEKMLTHHSRIVYASTIHGYEGTGRGFAIRFRKVLDSKTPQWHELRMAEPIRWQPDDPLEDFVFRALLLNAVPAAIDKPESIRSQQCTFRQISSEELLLNEDLLTQLFGLLVLAHYQTRPFDLRHLLDGGNMEVYGLFDRQQRLIAVLLAAREGGIDPALADDIWLGRRRVRGHMLPQSLSNHLGLPEAIFLKGLRVIRIAVHPDCQRTGLGKMLLDKLQQDAANKHIDYLGTLFGATDDLLKFWGDSCYVPVRVGLSRDAASGTHSAMMLKPLSHTAKRLVDQAHKKCLAQLRWLLMDELKGLDFEVVATIFAMMAPIIRGSDDYALSGDNQRELVSFTEGQRQYENCIDVIKRVTFRILGAGDIDAVDARLLVTRVIQNQPWHQVVAACRFSGEKQARQRLREVVSVNSRLHLSAE from the coding sequence TTGCTGGAAGGTGTTGAGCAGATAATCATAACCGCACCCTCAAAAAGTACCGCAGAGGTGTTCTTTCACCATGCCGGGAAAGTGCTAGGCGAGGCTCATGCCGGCCTTTCAGGCAGACTTCAGTTTATCCCTCCGGACGATCTGGTTCAGACAATGCCTGCAACCCAGTTATTGCTGGTTGATGAGGCCGCTGCCATTCCCACACCCTTGCTGGAAAAAATGCTGACTCATCACAGTCGGATTGTCTATGCTTCAACTATTCACGGTTACGAAGGAACCGGCCGGGGTTTTGCCATCCGCTTCAGAAAGGTTCTGGATAGCAAAACACCTCAGTGGCACGAGCTGAGAATGGCCGAGCCGATTCGCTGGCAGCCGGATGACCCCCTGGAAGACTTTGTCTTCAGGGCGCTGCTGCTCAATGCAGTGCCCGCTGCCATTGATAAGCCGGAAAGTATCCGTTCGCAGCAGTGCACTTTCAGGCAGATATCATCTGAAGAATTACTGCTCAATGAAGACTTGTTAACTCAGCTGTTTGGTTTGCTGGTTCTCGCTCATTATCAGACCCGGCCATTTGACCTTCGCCATCTGCTGGATGGTGGGAACATGGAGGTCTACGGTCTTTTTGATCGACAGCAACGGTTGATCGCTGTGCTTCTGGCAGCCAGAGAAGGGGGGATTGACCCGGCACTGGCCGATGATATCTGGCTGGGCAGGCGCAGGGTTCGCGGGCATATGCTGCCGCAGTCGCTGAGTAATCACCTGGGCTTACCGGAAGCTATCTTCCTGAAAGGACTCCGGGTCATCAGAATAGCGGTTCACCCTGATTGCCAGAGAACAGGGTTGGGCAAAATGTTGCTGGATAAACTCCAACAGGATGCCGCAAATAAGCATATTGATTACTTGGGCACCCTGTTTGGTGCCACCGATGACCTTCTGAAGTTCTGGGGCGACTCTTGCTATGTGCCCGTGCGGGTTGGTTTGTCCAGAGACGCCGCCAGTGGTACCCATTCTGCCATGATGCTCAAGCCATTATCGCACACTGCAAAACGCCTGGTTGATCAGGCCCATAAGAAATGCCTGGCTCAGCTGCGGTGGTTATTGATGGATGAACTTAAAGGGCTTGATTTTGAAGTAGTTGCCACCATCTTTGCCATGATGGCACCGATAATCAGGGGCAGTGATGATTATGCTTTGTCCGGCGATAATCAGCGTGAGCTGGTTTCCTTTACAGAGGGGCAGAGACAATATGAGAATTGCATTGATGTCATCAAAAGAGTGACCTTTCGAATACTGGGGGCGGGTGATATAGATGCTGTGGATGCAAGGCTGCTGGTCACTCGAGTGATCCAGAATCAACCCTGGCATCAGGTGGTTGCAGCCTGCAGATTTTCCGGAGAAAAGCAGGCCCGGCAACGTTTGAGAGAGGTAGTTTCTGTGAACAGCAGGCTGCATTTATCAGCCGAATAG
- a CDS encoding tRNA(Met) cytidine acetyltransferase TmcA domain-containing protein, with translation MSKQTISTAGELALSLKSAARLFGHRRLLVCAGDADWCKTQVVEMVPALAESVLLIGEDFPELAASNSEVIAAKQCLSRLGREHQNIIFNAHAGFDVDAFGAISGTLSAGGILVLLIPPLDRWQYFHDPEHRRMQVYPQQFEDISGRYLQRLSQMIKASNQLSLLTQGGGLRIQEAENNPDKKTPGDKDETVTAPCKTRSQMRAVRGIHKVFRGHRRRPLVLTADRGRGEKCSSGHRSSTVVAGRC, from the coding sequence ATGAGTAAACAGACCATTTCTACCGCTGGAGAACTCGCTCTATCCCTGAAATCAGCCGCCAGGTTGTTCGGGCACCGGCGTTTGCTGGTATGTGCAGGCGATGCGGACTGGTGTAAGACTCAAGTGGTGGAAATGGTTCCAGCCCTGGCAGAGTCTGTTCTTCTGATTGGCGAAGATTTCCCAGAGCTTGCTGCCTCAAATTCAGAAGTCATTGCGGCAAAACAGTGTCTGTCCCGGTTAGGCAGGGAGCATCAGAACATTATCTTTAATGCCCATGCAGGCTTTGATGTCGATGCGTTTGGTGCCATTAGTGGAACCTTAAGTGCCGGTGGCATTCTGGTACTGTTAATACCGCCATTGGACCGATGGCAATATTTCCACGACCCTGAACATCGCCGGATGCAGGTTTACCCTCAACAATTTGAGGATATCTCCGGACGATATTTGCAGCGCTTGTCGCAAATGATTAAAGCCTCCAATCAGTTATCTCTCTTGACTCAGGGAGGAGGATTACGGATTCAGGAGGCTGAAAATAATCCTGATAAAAAAACACCGGGTGACAAGGACGAGACGGTCACCGCCCCCTGTAAAACCCGTTCACAAATGCGGGCGGTCCGGGGAATACACAAGGTGTTTCGTGGGCACCGCCGTCGCCCGCTGGTTCTGACGGCCGATCGGGGCAGAGGGGAAAAGTGCAGCTCTGGGCATCGCAGCAGCACAGTTGTTGCTGGAAGGTGTTGA